One Actinoplanes missouriensis 431 DNA segment encodes these proteins:
- a CDS encoding N-acetylmuramoyl-L-alanine amidase encodes MRSIRRGDTGPAVSEIRSILVGLELLEGAEPDVFDEALEDAVRAFQQGRGLGIDGMVGDETWGALDAARWRLGSRALFHSVPDALVGEDVRALQERLLEMGYDTGRPDAIYGARTARAVAQFQREVGLSPDGSCGPQTMKALQRLGRKVVGGRPQWLREAEAFRQSGPNLVGKTIVIDPGHGGGDDTGVLVPDGPLRWNEADLVFDLASRLEGRLAAAGMRVHLTRGPSPAAPMSGSERAALANSLGADLLISLHLDGHSSASAEGVATYHYGTGNGLSSTVGERLANLVQREIVVRTGMHDCRTHAKTWDLLRLTRMPTVRVDLGYLTSPRDRERLIDPMFREQIVEALLAAVQRMYFPVERDVPTGSIDVRQLRLALADRS; translated from the coding sequence GTGCGGTCCATCCGACGCGGTGACACCGGCCCGGCCGTTTCCGAGATCAGGTCGATCCTGGTCGGTCTGGAGTTGCTCGAAGGCGCTGAACCGGACGTCTTCGACGAGGCGCTGGAGGACGCGGTCCGCGCGTTCCAGCAGGGCCGTGGGCTCGGCATCGACGGCATGGTCGGCGACGAGACGTGGGGCGCCCTCGACGCGGCCCGCTGGCGGCTCGGCTCCCGGGCGCTGTTCCACTCCGTGCCCGACGCGCTCGTCGGTGAGGACGTGCGGGCCCTCCAGGAGCGTCTGCTGGAGATGGGGTACGACACCGGCCGCCCGGACGCGATCTACGGCGCCCGCACCGCCCGTGCGGTGGCGCAGTTCCAGCGCGAGGTCGGCCTCTCCCCGGACGGCTCCTGCGGCCCGCAGACCATGAAGGCGTTGCAGCGGCTCGGCCGCAAGGTCGTCGGTGGCCGTCCGCAGTGGCTGCGCGAGGCCGAGGCGTTCCGCCAGTCCGGCCCGAACCTGGTCGGCAAGACCATCGTGATCGACCCGGGTCACGGCGGTGGCGACGACACCGGCGTGCTGGTGCCCGACGGCCCGCTCCGGTGGAACGAGGCGGACCTCGTCTTCGACCTGGCGTCCCGTCTGGAGGGTCGGCTCGCCGCGGCCGGCATGCGCGTGCACCTGACCCGCGGCCCGTCGCCGGCCGCGCCGATGAGCGGCTCCGAGCGGGCCGCGCTCGCCAACAGCCTCGGCGCCGACCTGCTGATCTCGCTGCACCTCGACGGGCACTCCTCAGCCTCCGCCGAGGGCGTCGCGACGTACCACTACGGCACCGGGAACGGTCTGAGCTCCACGGTCGGCGAGCGGCTGGCCAACCTGGTGCAGCGCGAGATCGTGGTGCGCACCGGGATGCACGACTGCCGCACCCACGCGAAGACCTGGGACCTGCTGCGGCTGACCCGCATGCCCACGGTACGGGTGGATCTCGGTTACCTGACCTCCCCGCGGGACCGGGAGCGCCTGATCGACCCGATGTTCCGGGAGCAGATCGTCGAGGCGCTGCTCGCCGCCGTGCAGCGGATGTACTTCCCGGTGGAGCGGGACGTGCCGACCGGCTCGATCGACGTGCGCCAGCTGCGGCTCGCGCTGGCCGACCGGAGCTGA
- the sigM gene encoding RNA polymerase sigma factor SigM has translation MTGAGGTAPGDADLIRAHVAGDPDAFAEIVRRHRDRLWAVAVRTVGDREEAADALQDALLNAHRNAARFRGDSAVTTWLHRIVVNACLDRLRRRQAHPTVPLPDGSRGDDRPSAPEPAAPAADHDTALVVRDALAALPAEQRAAIVLVDVQGYPVSEAAEMLGVAEGTIKSRCARGRARMAVALGFLRGEGNRAAGGNVPSGSGSVTPLPAGHDRRDQP, from the coding sequence GTGACCGGTGCGGGCGGAACCGCACCGGGTGACGCCGATCTGATCCGTGCGCATGTCGCGGGTGATCCGGACGCCTTCGCCGAGATCGTCCGCCGCCATCGGGACCGGCTCTGGGCGGTTGCCGTGCGGACGGTCGGCGACCGCGAGGAGGCCGCCGACGCGCTGCAGGACGCTCTGCTGAACGCGCATCGCAACGCGGCCCGGTTCCGCGGCGACTCGGCCGTGACGACGTGGCTGCACCGGATCGTGGTGAACGCGTGCCTGGACCGTCTGCGGCGGCGTCAGGCCCATCCGACGGTCCCGCTGCCCGACGGCAGTCGCGGTGACGACCGTCCGTCCGCACCGGAACCCGCCGCGCCGGCCGCCGACCACGACACCGCGCTCGTGGTCCGCGACGCGCTGGCTGCGCTTCCGGCCGAGCAGCGGGCCGCGATCGTGCTGGTCGACGTGCAGGGCTACCCGGTGTCCGAGGCAGCCGAGATGCTCGGTGTGGCGGAGGGCACGATCAAGAGCCGGTGCGCTCGGGGCCGCGCCAGAATGGCTGTCGCCCTGGGGTTCCTGCGGGGTGAGGGGAACCGGGCGGCCGGTGGAAACGTCCCATCCGGGTCCGGGTCGGTCACTCCCCTGCCGGCCGGACACGATCGGAGGGATCAGCCGTGA
- the trxB gene encoding thioredoxin-disulfide reductase, with translation MDEVRNLIIIGSGPSGYTAALYAARANLKPLVIEGVQSGGALMTTTEVENFPGHRDGIMGPELMDNMRAQAEKFGAEFITDDVTRVELGDRPTEPGTEGLKTVWVGEKEYFARAVILATGSAWRPIGVPGEQELLGRGVSSCATCDGFFFRNQHIVVVGGGDSAMEEATFLTRFAETVTIVHRRDTFRASKVMQKRALDNEKIKVEWNSVVEEILGADGKVSGARIRNVQTGETKVLDVTGVFVAIGHDPRSELFKGQVELDDEGYVKVQSPSTRTNVAGVFAAGDLVDHTYRQAITASGTGCAAALDAERFIASFVEL, from the coding sequence GTGGACGAGGTCCGCAATCTGATCATCATCGGTTCGGGGCCGTCCGGCTACACCGCGGCGCTCTATGCGGCCCGCGCGAACCTCAAACCGCTGGTGATCGAGGGCGTGCAGTCCGGCGGCGCGCTGATGACCACCACCGAGGTGGAGAACTTCCCGGGTCACCGCGACGGCATCATGGGCCCCGAGCTCATGGACAACATGCGCGCGCAGGCCGAGAAGTTCGGCGCCGAGTTCATCACCGACGACGTCACCCGCGTCGAGCTGGGCGACCGTCCGACCGAGCCCGGCACCGAGGGCCTCAAGACCGTCTGGGTCGGCGAGAAGGAGTACTTCGCTCGCGCCGTGATCCTGGCGACCGGTTCCGCGTGGCGTCCGATCGGTGTTCCCGGCGAGCAGGAACTGCTCGGCCGCGGCGTCTCGTCGTGTGCCACCTGTGACGGCTTCTTCTTCCGCAATCAGCACATCGTGGTGGTCGGCGGCGGTGACTCCGCGATGGAGGAGGCGACCTTCCTCACCCGCTTCGCCGAGACCGTGACCATCGTGCACCGGCGTGACACCTTCCGGGCCAGCAAGGTCATGCAGAAGCGCGCCCTCGACAACGAGAAGATCAAGGTCGAGTGGAATTCGGTGGTCGAGGAGATCCTCGGCGCCGACGGCAAGGTCAGCGGCGCCCGGATCCGCAACGTACAGACCGGTGAGACCAAGGTTCTCGACGTCACCGGCGTCTTCGTGGCGATCGGCCACGACCCGCGCAGCGAGCTCTTCAAGGGTCAGGTCGAGCTGGACGACGAGGGCTATGTGAAGGTCCAGTCGCCGAGCACCCGGACCAACGTCGCCGGCGTGTTCGCCGCCGGTGACCTGGTCGACCACACGTACCGGCAGGCCATCACCGCGTCCGGCACGGGCTGTGCCGCGGCGCTGGACGCCGAGCGCTTCATCGCTTCATTCGTAGAGCTGTAA
- the trxA gene encoding thioredoxin encodes MKVVTEQTFAADVLQSDKPVLVDFWAEWCVPCKKVDPLLAEIADSELGSQVEIVKVNIDENPQIAMQYQVMSVPTLTIFKGGERVNSVAGAKPKSFLVNFIESAL; translated from the coding sequence GTGAAGGTCGTCACCGAACAGACATTCGCCGCCGACGTGCTGCAGTCCGACAAGCCGGTGCTTGTCGACTTCTGGGCCGAGTGGTGTGTGCCGTGCAAGAAGGTCGACCCGCTGCTGGCCGAGATCGCCGACTCGGAGCTGGGCTCGCAGGTGGAGATCGTCAAGGTCAACATCGACGAGAACCCGCAGATCGCCATGCAGTACCAGGTGATGTCGGTGCCGACGCTGACCATCTTCAAGGGTGGCGAGCGGGTCAACTCGGTGGCCGGTGCGAAGCCGAAGAGCTTCCTGGTCAACTTCATCGAGTCGGCTCTCTGA